In the Effusibacillus pohliae DSM 22757 genome, one interval contains:
- the folE gene encoding GTP cyclohydrolase I FolE, translated as MSFDRAKLEQAVRMILEAVGEDPDREGLLDTPKRVARMYEEVFAGLHKDPAEELSAIFNEVHEEVVLVRDIPFYSMCEHHLVPFFGKAHVAYLPRNGRVTGLSKLARLVETVARRPQLQERITTTVADTLMNKLEARGVAVLVEAEHMCMSMRGVNKPGSRTVTTAVRGIFQEDKQAREEVFSLILK; from the coding sequence ATGTCATTCGATCGGGCTAAACTTGAACAAGCGGTACGCATGATCCTGGAAGCAGTCGGAGAGGACCCGGATCGGGAAGGGTTGCTGGATACTCCGAAACGGGTCGCACGCATGTATGAGGAGGTTTTCGCCGGATTGCACAAGGACCCGGCGGAGGAATTGAGCGCGATTTTTAACGAGGTCCACGAGGAAGTCGTTTTGGTTCGCGATATCCCGTTTTATTCGATGTGCGAACATCATTTGGTGCCCTTTTTCGGCAAAGCGCATGTTGCTTATCTGCCGCGAAACGGCCGGGTGACAGGGCTGAGCAAATTGGCCCGGCTGGTGGAAACGGTCGCCCGCAGGCCGCAGCTGCAGGAACGGATCACTACGACGGTGGCCGATACGCTGATGAACAAGCTGGAAGCGCGCGGAGTCGCGGTGTTGGTGGAGGCGGAGCATATGTGCATGTCGATGCGCGGCGTCAACAAGCCTGGTAGCCGGACGGTCACCACTGCGGTGCGCGGGATTTTTCAGGAAGACAAACAGGCGCGGGAAGAAGTGTTTTCGTTGATTTTGAAATAG
- a CDS encoding SprT family protein has translation MTDQELQKIVETVSLESFSKPFRHRARFNSRLRTTGGRYLLASHDIEINPRPLVVHGMEELIAIIKHELCHYHLHLEGKGYRHMDADFKNLLRQVGGTRYCKDTGARRIVKTRYDYKCMNCGLVYQRKRRIDTRKYACGACRGRLKLVGNTRLV, from the coding sequence ATGACCGATCAAGAACTGCAAAAAATCGTCGAAACCGTATCGCTGGAAAGCTTCAGCAAACCGTTTCGTCACCGCGCGCGATTCAATTCCCGTTTGCGAACCACCGGCGGCCGCTATTTGCTGGCATCGCACGATATAGAAATCAACCCCCGTCCGCTTGTTGTGCATGGCATGGAAGAACTGATCGCCATCATCAAACACGAACTCTGCCATTACCACCTGCATCTGGAAGGCAAAGGTTATCGCCATATGGACGCCGATTTTAAAAATCTGCTGCGACAAGTCGGCGGTACCCGTTATTGCAAGGATACCGGCGCCCGCCGCATCGTGAAAACCCGCTATGATTACAAGTGTATGAATTGTGGATTGGTGTATCAACGGAAACGCAGGATCGACACGCGCAAATATGCGTGTGGGGCTTGCCGCGGCAGGCTGAAATTGGTTGGAAATACGCGGCTTGTCTAG
- a CDS encoding metallophosphoesterase produces MRIFALGDPHLSFAVNKPMDIFGGQWADHPAKIEAAWREAVSPDDWVLIPGDISWAMRLEEVRPDLQFLGRLPGKKVIIRGNHDYWWSTISKVRGILPPDMYALQNDSIKIGDIAVCGTRGWNCPGGNDFDEHDRTIYEREVSRLELSLKNADPTAKERWVMLHYPPTNEKHQDSGFLQVMRRYGVSVCVYGHLHGDGHRNALLGELDGIRFYLAACDYLGFKPLLIKGNDTE; encoded by the coding sequence GTGCGTATATTTGCTCTGGGAGACCCTCATCTTTCGTTTGCCGTGAACAAACCGATGGATATTTTCGGCGGCCAGTGGGCCGATCATCCGGCCAAAATCGAAGCCGCCTGGCGAGAAGCCGTGAGCCCGGACGACTGGGTGTTGATTCCGGGAGACATTTCATGGGCGATGCGGCTGGAGGAGGTCAGGCCGGACCTGCAGTTCCTGGGACGATTGCCGGGGAAAAAGGTGATCATCCGCGGCAACCACGACTACTGGTGGTCAACCATCTCGAAAGTCCGCGGCATATTGCCGCCCGATATGTATGCGCTGCAGAACGACTCAATCAAAATCGGCGATATCGCCGTCTGCGGAACGCGCGGCTGGAACTGTCCGGGCGGAAACGATTTTGACGAACATGACCGAACGATCTATGAGCGGGAAGTGTCCCGTCTCGAACTATCCCTGAAAAATGCGGATCCGACGGCGAAAGAACGGTGGGTGATGCTGCATTATCCGCCGACCAACGAAAAACACCAGGACTCCGGTTTTTTGCAAGTGATGCGACGTTATGGCGTCTCCGTCTGTGTCTATGGACACCTGCACGGTGACGGCCATCGCAACGCCCTGTTGGGTGAGCTTGACGGCATCCGGTTTTATTTGGCCGCCTGCGATTATCTCGGATTCAAACCGTTGCTGATCAAAGGGAACGACACGGAGTAG